A DNA window from Linepithema humile isolate Giens D197 chromosome 6, Lhum_UNIL_v1.0, whole genome shotgun sequence contains the following coding sequences:
- the LOC105678320 gene encoding glutamyl aminopeptidase-like, translated as MTFRNILLNCGLVLIATITITLPTANSIKYDDSVNYNNLPEIVPLHYNVEIRFFFKDNILLGQCSIVIRTNRLLHLITLNSVPVQTIEAVLIDSKKVVIESSVLTNRDTILPIQLRREILPDTYTLNFTYMRVIYEDSNLLQPVYVDKLGEILNQTDVEVIKASQLFPHMNESTINSTFKIAIKHDEKYTVLSNMPIRARNKANNRMMWTDFDESLSMSAQYLSIVITTFTNVSSHLANVTIWCRQSARQLIYYARDVIEEVMPYFRQKYMQTLSKLDIIALWHPHGDNDATLELALIREADIIYHETLHPVMRKREVAHMIARQLAFIWCEDALIWLKEGFVTFFGAYILDQVYEDDRMMDLMVVQTQQDFLRYDTSSALYSPPLNSTNSSQVNLLEPSPDYVKSFVMWRMLYHIIPDGFWSAIRTHINKHRMYLNTTPDDLWNTMQTIHNESDPRHMLRSHFKKIITNWTKKKYYFILSVTQYRLASMLAFEIKYVQSSYLLINEKKIAIHVTYMWQSSLNLNKTNNPLWIISNTSSLIFTEKDFDATDWIIVNIQQTGYYRVKYDFENLQKLQRYLNSKQYAKIHILNRAQIIDDAFYFLLQKQLKYSLFWNLTRFVTRDANFVTWYPMIKVFESFACLYPLEYGLKVTRNMKSRIIQILTKIGYTEKPTDHTLTIYLREEAVKWACILNVSKCQEVATSELNKEVQNSVENSSLIGKKWIYCYGLRRAEDITRFYMWQKWNATSDERYLEYLACCEDSVVICSFLTAILEKIPHNDNKRTNKRVNAFLFTVTKHARTAEVHSCIFHILKSFPFIFNWIRRHDIIATLIVIITHMNPATDTEKIMKFASNYQLTKAVEEKIRKRRVEYGDLARNYWYYFS; from the exons atgacattccgaaatattttattaaattgcggACTAGTGTTAATCGCTACAATAACTATCACTCTTCCTACTGCTAACTCTATCAAATATGATGATTCGGTTAATTATAACAACTTGCCAGAAATAGTACCCTTGCATTATAATGTCGAAATACGATTTTTCTTCAAGGACAATATTTTACTCGGACAATGTAGTATTGTTATACGCACTAACCGTTTATTACACTTAATAACGCTGAACTCCGTACCGGTTCAAACGATTGAAGCAGTCTTGATTGATAGTAAAAAAGTTGTGATTGAGTCTTCTGTACTAACCAACCGTGACACTATTCTTCCTATTCAATTGCGTCGTGAGATACTTCCTGATACatacacattaaattttacatatatgcgTGTCATATATGAAGACAGTAATTTACTCCAACCTGTATATGTAGACAAATTAGGTGAAAt ACTGAACCAAACAGATGTCGAGGTAATAAAGGCCTCACAACTATTTCCGCACATGAATGAATCAACCATCAATTCCACATTTAAAATTGCCATCAAAcatgatgaaaaatatacagtttTATCAAACATGCCTATACGTGCACGAAATAAAGCTAACAATCGCATGATGTGGACTGACTTTGACGAATCATTATCAATGTCTGCTCAATACTTATCGATTGTGATAACCACATTTACTAATGTTTCTAGTCACCTTGCAAATGTTACCATATGGTGCAGACAAAGTGCTCGACaactaatttattatgcaagaGATGTTATTGAAGAGGTTATGCCTTATTTTAGGCAAAAATATATGCAGACATTATCAAAATTGGATATTATTGCACTCTGGCATCCTCACGGCGATAACGATGCGACACTGGAACTCGCTTTAATAAG agaaGCAGATATCATTTATCATGAAACCTTGCATCCCGTTATGCGCAAGAGAGAAGTTGCACACATGATAGCGCGTCAGTTGGCATTTATTTGGTGTGAAGATGCGTTAATTTGGTTAAAAgaaggttttgttacatttttcggaGCGTATATCTTGGATCAG GTATATGAAGATGATCGCATGATGGATTTAATGGTCGTACAAACACAGCAAGATTTTTTACGTTACGATACTTCTTCTGCTTTGTACTCACCACCGTTGAATAGTACAAACAGTTCTCAAGTCAATTTATTAGAGCCATCGCCagattatgtaaaat CATTCGTAATGTGGCGCATGTTGTACCATATCATTCCTGATGGGTTTTGGAGTGCTATCCGTACACATATAAACAAGCA cCGTATGTATTTAAACACGACACCAGATGATTTATGGAACACTATGCAAACTATTCACAATGAAAGTGACCCGCGACATATGCTCAGATCtcatttcaaaaaaataataaccaattggacaaaaaaaaaatattattttattctaagtgTGACACAATATCGTCTTGCATCGATGTTGgctttcgaaataaaatacgttCAATCTTCCtatctattaattaatgagaaaaaaattgccatACATGTAACATATATGTGGCAATCGTCTCTTAATTTAAACAAGACTAATAATCCGCTTTGGATAATCTCGAATACATCAAGTTTGATATTTACAGAGAAAGACTTTGATGCAACCGATTGGATTATAGTTAATATACAACAAACTG GATATTACCGCGTCAAATATGATTTCGAGAACTTGCAGAAACTTCAGCGTTACTTAAACTCTAAACAGTATGCGAAAATACATATTCTTAATCGTGCCCAAATCATCGATGACGCGTTTTACTTCTTGTTACAAAAACAACTCAAGTACAGCTTGTTCTGGAATCTTACGCGATTCGTAACACGAGATGCGAATTTTGTCACATGGTATCCTATGATCAAAGTTTTCGAATCCTTTGCTTGCCTATATCCGCTTGAATATGGTTTGAAAGTAACG AGAAACATGAAAAGCagaataattcaaattcttacaaaaataGGATACACTGAAAAACCAACAGATCACACTCTTACTATATATTTGAGAGAAGAAGCTGTAAAATGGGCATGTATACTCAATGTTTCTAAGTGTCAAGAAGTAGCTACTTCGGAATTAAACAAAGAGGTTCAAAATTCTGTAGAAAACAG TAGTTTGATAGGAAAGAAATGGATATACTGTTATGGTTTAAGAAGGGCAGAGGACATTACTCGGTTTTACATGTGGCAGAAATGGAACGCAACGTCTGATGAAAGATATTTAGAATACTTAGCTTGCTGTGAAGATTCTGTTgttatttgcagttttttgaCAGCAATACTGGAAAAAATTCCACATAATGACAACAAACGAACAAATAAACGTGTTAACGCATTTCTTTTTACTGTTACAAAACATGCAAGAACAGCTGAAGTGCattcttgtatttttcatattttaaaaagctttccatttatttttaactggaTTAG GAGACATGACATAATTGCAAcgttaattgtaattataacgCATATGAATCCTGCAACTGACACAGAAAAG atAATGAAATTCGCATCGAATTATCAACTAACAAAAGctgttgaagaaaaaataaggaaacGAAGAGTGGAATACGGAGACCTTGCCAGAAACTACTGGTACTACTTTTCTTAG